A single genomic interval of Selenobaculum gibii harbors:
- a CDS encoding phosphoethanolamine transferase yields MNKKVLKMKLLSFGEKVQCIFRDCLGFIITLFLLNFTTMAWSLINEDKIDLLFCYGFSLFFAVFIVAGMINLLCKKTWLKETVKGFVLFISSIIFGVEFFTMYNYQSLIGTGIINSLFETNFREALEFLDMYVGVKEVAYVVLSLVFFYFVRKRRLIDGVRSQPHFNKFAMGVFVIGLFYMVRMFYCYGEFFIDHQFIPFQRAYASAKVALKNIEAYDDLSGKLNANIELRENKSKVKNVVLILGESTNRNHMGVYGYYLPNTPNFQRMRDNQELQVFTDVISPHSTTIAVLSKLFTFCNYESDKEWYKYNNLIDIANAAGYKTFWLSNQESSGIWGNVAQIFAQHSTKHEFTRIRESREDYGIVDGELFPLIDRALLEPGEKNFFVIHLMGAHGLYYNRFPYAFSKFSKDDIHLDVNDEKKTIIAQYDNAVYYNDFVVNEIINKFRDRETVVLYVSDHGEAVYDEQNFTGHIEENPNRHMIEIPMMIWGSEEFKKNYPEKMQHIMNSTDNPYMTDDMIHTFLDLMDIKTPDYNSGRSIINENFDITRKRIFNERDYDKEIKNGAAKESDVIQNRG; encoded by the coding sequence TTGAATAAAAAAGTTTTAAAGATGAAACTTTTAAGTTTTGGTGAAAAAGTGCAATGTATTTTTCGGGATTGTCTAGGATTTATTATTACTTTATTTTTGCTCAACTTTACGACAATGGCCTGGTCACTGATTAATGAAGATAAAATAGATCTTTTATTTTGTTATGGATTTAGTTTGTTCTTTGCTGTCTTTATTGTAGCGGGGATGATTAATTTGCTTTGCAAAAAGACCTGGCTAAAAGAAACGGTAAAGGGATTTGTTTTATTTATTTCATCTATTATTTTTGGTGTTGAATTTTTTACGATGTATAATTATCAGTCTTTAATTGGTACAGGAATTATTAATTCATTATTTGAGACAAATTTTCGTGAAGCTTTAGAATTTTTGGATATGTATGTTGGTGTAAAAGAAGTTGCCTATGTCGTATTATCATTAGTATTTTTTTATTTTGTGAGAAAGCGCAGGCTGATTGATGGTGTGCGTAGTCAACCTCATTTCAACAAATTTGCAATGGGCGTTTTTGTTATAGGTCTTTTTTATATGGTACGGATGTTTTATTGTTATGGTGAATTTTTTATAGATCATCAGTTTATTCCTTTTCAGCGTGCATATGCTTCAGCAAAAGTGGCTTTGAAAAATATAGAAGCGTATGATGATTTATCAGGAAAGCTAAACGCCAATATTGAGTTAAGGGAAAATAAATCTAAAGTTAAAAATGTTGTTTTAATTTTAGGAGAGTCGACGAATAGAAATCATATGGGTGTATATGGCTATTATTTGCCGAATACGCCTAATTTTCAAAGAATGCGCGATAATCAAGAATTACAAGTTTTTACTGATGTTATTAGTCCACATTCAACGACAATTGCCGTATTAAGTAAATTATTTACATTTTGTAATTATGAATCGGATAAAGAGTGGTATAAATATAATAATTTGATTGATATTGCAAATGCGGCAGGTTATAAGACTTTTTGGCTATCAAATCAAGAGAGTTCTGGAATTTGGGGCAACGTTGCTCAGATTTTTGCGCAACATAGTACAAAGCATGAGTTTACAAGGATTCGTGAATCCAGAGAAGATTATGGGATTGTAGATGGGGAGTTATTTCCATTAATAGATCGCGCATTGCTAGAACCGGGGGAAAAGAATTTTTTTGTGATTCATCTTATGGGAGCACATGGACTTTATTATAATCGCTTTCCTTATGCTTTTTCTAAATTTTCCAAAGATGATATTCATCTTGATGTCAATGATGAAAAGAAAACGATTATTGCCCAATATGATAATGCTGTTTATTATAATGATTTTGTCGTCAATGAAATTATTAATAAATTTAGGGATAGAGAAACCGTTGTTTTATATGTTTCAGATCATGGCGAAGCTGTATATGATGAGCAAAATTTCACTGGACATATTGAAGAAAATCCAAATCGTCACATGATAGAAATTCCGATGATGATATGGGGTTCAGAAGAGTTTAAAAAGAATTATCCAGAGAAGATGCAGCATATTATGAATTCAACAGACAATCCATATATGACAGATGATATGATTCATACGTTTTTAGATCTTATGGACATAAAAACTCCTGATTATAATTCTGGACGCAGCATTATTAATGAAAATTTTGATATAACAAGAAAACGTATTTTTAATGAACGTGATTATGATAAGGAAATAAAAAATGGTGCTGCTAAAGAATCTGATGTAATACAGAATAGAGGGTAG
- a CDS encoding divergent polysaccharide deacetylase family protein has translation MATNGTGKNKKTNTKSKVKQSHSRTIFRSFFMISLAIALACGYFYFVNDDKKDDHIKSVPNYIVEKTGSAAIADFTDKTKQVNQVVDDVITENGATILDVKNLSKMVSRKSVEGSIKWTCSEIPISLEISKINDFEQLLKKRLGKIGADILTIEPDKYNGQSVMRYDIGVKDKLEDNDDVTIIATKIFVIQKSNENIATVEKVKERKTTPGAGKLALIIDDFGYTKEPIQAYRRIHRPLTFAILPNHPYSMDAMKYGKQDGRILILHLPMEAMSSAAKEEAITIHTDMSESEIRAVINQLTEAVPNISGVNNHQGSKATADNRVMQTVMNEMEGKGLFFIDSHTSGSSVAYSTARKLGVPTAQNELFIDNDSDVNAIKMQLRTAGDMALRNGDAIAIGHARMNTAKAIKEIIPELEAKGVEFVFVTELLQ, from the coding sequence ATGGCAACAAATGGAACAGGGAAGAATAAGAAAACTAATACAAAGTCAAAAGTAAAACAAAGCCATTCGAGGACTATTTTTCGTTCATTTTTTATGATAAGTTTAGCGATTGCACTGGCTTGCGGATATTTTTACTTTGTTAACGATGACAAAAAAGATGACCATATAAAATCAGTGCCTAATTATATTGTTGAGAAAACAGGTTCAGCAGCAATTGCTGATTTTACAGATAAAACGAAGCAAGTGAATCAAGTTGTTGATGATGTGATAACTGAAAATGGAGCTACGATTCTTGATGTAAAGAATTTAAGCAAAATGGTATCAAGAAAATCGGTTGAGGGATCAATTAAATGGACCTGCAGTGAGATTCCAATTTCGCTGGAGATAAGCAAAATCAATGATTTTGAGCAATTGTTAAAAAAACGCCTTGGAAAGATTGGGGCTGATATTTTAACTATAGAACCTGACAAATATAATGGTCAGTCTGTGATGCGTTATGATATTGGCGTAAAAGATAAATTAGAAGATAATGATGATGTAACGATTATTGCAACTAAAATTTTTGTCATACAAAAGTCAAATGAAAATATTGCAACTGTCGAGAAAGTTAAGGAAAGAAAAACTACGCCAGGAGCGGGGAAACTTGCTTTAATTATTGATGATTTTGGTTATACAAAGGAACCAATTCAAGCTTATCGTAGAATTCATCGACCGCTTACTTTTGCAATTTTACCAAATCATCCATATAGTATGGATGCAATGAAATATGGAAAGCAGGATGGCAGGATACTTATTTTACATTTACCAATGGAAGCTATGAGTAGTGCGGCAAAAGAAGAAGCGATAACGATTCATACTGACATGAGTGAGAGTGAAATTAGAGCGGTGATTAACCAGTTAACAGAGGCTGTCCCTAATATATCCGGAGTAAATAATCATCAAGGATCTAAGGCGACAGCAGATAACAGGGTTATGCAAACCGTAATGAATGAGATGGAGGGAAAAGGATTATTTTTTATTGACAGTCATACGAGTGGTAGTTCTGTTGCATATAGTACCGCACGTAAACTTGGTGTACCAACGGCTCAAAATGAACTATTTATTGATAATGATAGTGATGTTAATGCGATTAAAATGCAATTAAGAACTGCTGGCGATATGGCTTTGCGCAATGGTGATGCGATTGCAATTGGGCATGCGAGAATGAATACAGCAAAAGCAATAAAAGAAATCATTCCAGAGCTTGAAGCAAAAGGTGTTGAATTTGTATTTGTAACTGAACTTTTACAGTAA
- a CDS encoding tRNA 2-thiocytidine biosynthesis TtcA family protein codes for MNIQLPQMYFSRILRAIVEFDLIEENDKILIGLSGGKDSVFMTYALAVLRERLNKNFSLAAITIDPMFTDKFETSRLEKFCTDLKIPFFTQQVDIAGIIKEQNGKDPCFTCAFFRRGAVNRYAKEKGYNKVAYAHHNDDAVETFFMSLLCSGQLKTFLPKTYLDRKDLTVIRPLVYFRESELKDSVHIHGFTPIESPCPLNGKTKRQEIKELIATLGKNNPMLYSHLAAGMRESAIVELWPPQKNRYEMKDIYNKFIYGENKN; via the coding sequence ATGAATATTCAACTCCCCCAAATGTATTTTAGTAGAATTTTACGTGCGATTGTAGAATTCGATTTAATTGAAGAAAACGATAAAATATTAATCGGTTTATCAGGTGGTAAAGACAGCGTGTTTATGACCTATGCATTGGCTGTACTCCGTGAACGATTAAACAAAAATTTTTCTTTAGCTGCCATCACGATTGATCCTATGTTTACTGATAAATTTGAAACTAGCCGTCTCGAAAAATTTTGCACAGATTTAAAAATTCCATTTTTTACGCAGCAAGTAGATATCGCCGGTATTATTAAAGAACAAAATGGCAAAGATCCTTGTTTTACCTGTGCTTTCTTTCGCCGTGGAGCAGTAAATCGTTATGCTAAAGAAAAAGGCTATAATAAAGTAGCCTACGCACATCACAATGATGATGCCGTAGAAACTTTTTTCATGAGTTTACTTTGCTCAGGGCAATTAAAAACTTTTTTACCCAAAACTTATTTAGATCGCAAAGATTTGACGGTTATTCGCCCTCTTGTCTATTTTCGTGAATCAGAATTAAAAGATAGCGTTCACATTCACGGATTTACGCCAATAGAAAGTCCATGTCCGCTAAATGGAAAAACAAAGCGTCAAGAAATTAAAGAACTCATTGCTACTCTTGGCAAAAATAACCCAATGCTTTATTCTCATCTTGCGGCTGGCATGCGTGAAAGTGCAATCGTCGAGTTATGGCCTCCACAAAAAAATCGTTATGAAATGAAAGATATCTATAACAAATTTATCTATGGAGAAAACAAAAACTGA
- a CDS encoding putative manganese-dependent inorganic diphosphatase translates to MKSTKPTYTIGHRNPDTDSICSAIGYAHLKQKLGENVLPARAGKINAETKYVLEAFKMETPKLITDLYPRVKDVTLACNIVVKETDNLRRLGEVLRKHDMKSVPVVDSHNHLCGIVTVSDLAKRYFNELSMQNLAEANVSLKAIVEVVDGEIINQGDMSQTVKGNVRIGAGSRETVHKFIKSGDVVLIGDRKEAMYIVAQQDISCLIVTGDGEIPANVLELAEEKNLLVVSSPYDTYTCARLVNQCIPVSMIMQKNVTTFKPTDMLSDIKGTMQATQFRNYPVVENEKLIGIVSRDRLSIPEREKVILVDHNERSQAVEGIEEAKILEIIDHHRLGGIQTSDPIFTRQEPVGCTATIVANMHWHRDIEIPADIAGLLLSAIISDTVLFKSPTCTPYDKETAEKLAKIAGVDLNEHGMALLKAGSGIGDMTPMEIAKNDLKEFQIGDYRMIVSQISVMDTEEVLALKDELIACMNSICEAEGYNMSLLMVTDIIEEGTHLLFTGNPKTIIGEAFHQDASGNLIYLPGVMSRKKQIIPPMVEASKKDM, encoded by the coding sequence ATGAAATCAACAAAACCAACTTATACGATTGGACATCGTAATCCAGATACCGATTCAATTTGTTCGGCAATTGGTTATGCACATTTGAAACAAAAATTAGGTGAGAATGTTTTACCAGCAAGAGCGGGAAAAATTAATGCAGAAACGAAATATGTATTAGAAGCATTTAAAATGGAAACGCCGAAATTAATTACTGATTTATATCCAAGGGTAAAAGATGTTACTTTGGCTTGTAATATTGTAGTTAAAGAAACGGATAATTTACGAAGACTAGGTGAGGTTCTGCGTAAACATGATATGAAATCAGTACCAGTTGTTGATTCTCATAATCATTTATGCGGGATAGTTACAGTGAGTGACTTAGCGAAACGTTATTTTAATGAGTTGAGCATGCAAAACTTAGCAGAAGCTAATGTATCATTAAAAGCAATCGTTGAGGTTGTTGATGGGGAAATAATTAATCAAGGCGATATGAGTCAAACGGTAAAAGGCAATGTACGTATTGGAGCTGGAAGCCGTGAGACTGTTCATAAATTTATTAAATCAGGCGATGTAGTATTGATTGGCGATCGAAAAGAAGCGATGTATATTGTTGCTCAGCAGGATATTTCTTGTTTAATTGTTACTGGTGATGGTGAAATTCCAGCCAATGTACTTGAGCTTGCAGAAGAGAAAAATTTATTAGTTGTATCTTCTCCATATGATACATATACTTGTGCTAGACTGGTAAATCAATGTATTCCTGTAAGTATGATTATGCAAAAAAATGTAACGACATTTAAACCAACAGATATGCTTAGTGATATCAAAGGAACGATGCAAGCGACACAATTTAGAAATTATCCAGTAGTAGAAAATGAAAAATTAATTGGTATTGTAAGTCGTGATCGGTTATCCATTCCAGAACGCGAAAAAGTAATTTTAGTTGATCACAACGAACGGAGTCAGGCTGTTGAAGGAATTGAAGAAGCTAAAATTCTTGAAATTATTGATCATCATCGTTTAGGTGGGATTCAAACAAGTGATCCTATTTTTACGCGTCAAGAACCGGTTGGTTGTACTGCTACAATTGTAGCTAATATGCATTGGCATCGTGATATAGAAATTCCGGCGGATATTGCTGGCTTATTGTTATCGGCGATTATTTCCGATACAGTGTTATTTAAATCTCCAACATGCACACCTTATGATAAAGAAACTGCTGAAAAGTTAGCGAAAATTGCGGGGGTTGATCTTAATGAGCACGGTATGGCATTATTAAAAGCTGGCTCAGGTATTGGAGATATGACACCGATGGAAATCGCAAAAAATGATTTGAAGGAATTCCAAATTGGTGATTATCGTATGATAGTCAGCCAAATTTCGGTTATGGATACAGAAGAAGTATTGGCATTAAAAGATGAATTGATTGCTTGTATGAACAGTATTTGTGAAGCTGAAGGGTATAATATGAGTTTGCTCATGGTAACTGATATTATTGAAGAAGGAACACATCTACTGTTTACGGGTAATCCAAAAACGATTATAGGTGAAGCATTCCATCAAGATGCAAGTGGTAATTTGATTTATTTACCGGGCGTAATGTCTCGTAAAAAACAAATTATTCCACCGATGGTTGAAGCATCTAAAAAAGATATGTAA
- the pcrA gene encoding DNA helicase PcrA, translating to MDIFEGLNPAQTEAVKQTKGPLLIMAGAGSGKTKVLTCRIANLLEQGIAPYNILAITFTNKAAAEMRERVDRMIGNKAKDVWLNTFHSFCAKFLRREIEVLDGYKKNFTIYDSSDSLTLIKNCLKELNLDDKQYAPNSVQGVISNAKNALTGAREFERSADTFFTKKVAEVYALYQKKLKANNALDFDDLLMVTVTLLQEHEEILQNYQVRFKYILIDEYQDTNAAQYLLAKLLAAKYRNLCVVGDADQSIYGWRGADIRNIMDFENDYPDALTIKLEQNYRSTKNILAAANAVIENNIDRKPKELWTENQTGEKITCYLANDERDEVQFIANTIVKQKTIFNTSYGDIAVLYRTNSQSRVLEEGFMRAGIPYTMVGGLKFYDRKEIKDILAYLRVIFNPNDTVSLMRIINVPKRGLGDATIGKLNEYANANQLSLFDVVSNPDMVPGITARVKRPLELFAEFVFKMMAYQNNMSVMNLIDHVMKESGYLAELEAEDKVENQTRIENLKELLSVAKDFAKSGEVDNLENFLSQVALVSDIDNADLEDDRVTLMTLHSAKGLEFPIAFIAGMEEGLFPHARTLMNESEIEEERRICYVGITRARRKLYLTNAKMRTIYGKTLSYPQSRFLNEIPDEYLDRLVVRANNYGFTNASNNQIGFSSSFRPTNQMQTATTPVQRADVIKPDTNVAWRAGDKAKHGKWGIGTVVAVKGSGEEVELQIAFPEQGIKALMQKYAPITKV from the coding sequence ATGGATATATTTGAAGGATTAAACCCAGCGCAGACCGAGGCGGTAAAACAAACGAAAGGGCCGTTACTTATCATGGCTGGAGCTGGTTCTGGCAAGACGAAGGTGCTAACTTGCCGAATTGCAAATTTATTAGAACAAGGGATTGCCCCTTATAATATTTTAGCAATTACGTTTACCAATAAAGCAGCAGCTGAAATGCGTGAACGTGTAGATAGAATGATCGGAAATAAAGCGAAAGATGTTTGGCTTAACACATTTCATTCCTTTTGTGCAAAATTTTTAAGACGTGAAATTGAAGTTTTAGATGGCTATAAAAAGAATTTTACAATTTATGATTCCAGCGATTCCTTAACTTTAATAAAGAATTGTTTAAAAGAGCTAAATTTAGATGACAAACAATATGCACCGAATAGCGTCCAAGGCGTCATTTCTAACGCCAAGAATGCTTTAACGGGTGCGCGTGAATTTGAGCGCTCGGCAGATACCTTCTTTACGAAAAAGGTCGCGGAAGTATATGCGTTATATCAGAAAAAATTAAAGGCCAATAATGCATTGGACTTTGATGATTTATTAATGGTAACGGTAACTTTACTGCAAGAACATGAAGAAATTTTGCAGAATTATCAAGTTCGGTTTAAATATATTTTAATTGACGAGTATCAGGATACAAATGCGGCACAATATTTACTAGCTAAATTATTAGCGGCAAAATATCGTAATTTATGTGTTGTTGGTGATGCTGATCAGAGTATATATGGCTGGCGTGGTGCTGACATTCGTAATATTATGGATTTTGAAAATGATTATCCTGATGCTTTGACCATAAAATTAGAGCAAAATTATCGTTCGACGAAAAACATTTTGGCAGCTGCAAATGCGGTCATTGAAAACAATATCGACCGTAAGCCTAAAGAACTTTGGACGGAAAATCAAACCGGTGAAAAGATTACATGTTATTTAGCAAATGATGAACGTGATGAAGTGCAATTTATCGCCAATACAATAGTAAAACAAAAAACGATTTTTAATACATCTTATGGAGATATTGCCGTATTATATCGTACGAATTCACAGTCGCGTGTTTTAGAAGAAGGCTTTATGCGCGCGGGGATTCCTTATACGATGGTTGGTGGGTTAAAATTCTATGATCGCAAGGAAATCAAAGATATTCTTGCTTATTTAAGAGTGATTTTTAATCCCAATGATACCGTAAGTTTGATGCGAATCATCAATGTGCCAAAACGTGGGCTTGGGGATGCGACGATTGGCAAATTGAATGAATATGCCAATGCAAATCAATTATCGTTGTTTGATGTTGTATCAAATCCAGATATGGTACCAGGAATTACGGCACGTGTAAAACGACCGTTAGAACTGTTTGCAGAATTTGTTTTTAAAATGATGGCGTATCAAAATAATATGTCGGTGATGAATTTAATTGATCATGTGATGAAAGAATCCGGCTATCTTGCCGAGCTTGAAGCGGAAGATAAAGTGGAGAATCAAACGAGAATTGAAAACTTGAAAGAGCTGTTAAGTGTGGCAAAAGATTTTGCTAAAAGCGGTGAAGTGGACAATTTGGAAAATTTCTTAAGCCAAGTTGCGCTGGTATCAGATATTGATAATGCCGATTTAGAAGATGATCGCGTGACGTTAATGACGCTTCACTCCGCAAAAGGTCTGGAATTCCCAATTGCATTTATTGCGGGGATGGAAGAAGGGTTATTTCCACATGCGAGAACGTTAATGAATGAAAGTGAAATTGAAGAAGAGCGGCGAATTTGTTATGTGGGGATTACGAGAGCCAGACGTAAATTGTATTTAACAAATGCCAAAATGCGGACAATCTATGGAAAGACATTATCGTATCCACAATCTAGATTTTTAAATGAAATTCCGGATGAATATTTAGATAGGCTGGTTGTACGGGCAAATAATTATGGCTTTACCAATGCGAGCAATAATCAAATTGGGTTTAGCAGCAGCTTCCGTCCAACGAACCAGATGCAAACAGCGACGACACCAGTGCAAAGGGCAGATGTGATTAAGCCTGATACGAATGTAGCATGGCGTGCTGGCGATAAAGCAAAACATGGAAAATGGGGAATTGGCACTGTGGTTGCAGTAAAAGGATCAGGGGAAGAAGTTGAGCTCCAAATCGCATTTCCAGAGCAGGGAATTAAAGCTTTAATGCAGAAATATGCACCGATTACGAAAGTATAA
- the ligA gene encoding NAD-dependent DNA ligase LigA, translating into MNREQAKKEITSLREKINYHMHRYHVLDAPEIDDYTYDMMFKQLKELEEKYPDLVTENSPTQRVGMQPAEGFQKITHFTPMRSLGNVFSEMELLNFHKRVQNGLDTTQAIEYVIEHKIDGLAINLVYENGKLVRAATRGDGVTGEDVTANIKTIRSIPLELHQDKVEIPQFLEVRGEVYMPKESFIRLNEQREENDEPLFANPRNAAAGSLRQLDPKEAAKRSLDSILYGIGAHEGIEISTHEMMLKCLEAWGFKINRMYKVTSDIDEAAQYCQSWSDKRNDLPFAIDGMVMKVNDLAAQELLGATAKDPRWAIAYKFPPEQAVTVVEDIIISIGRTGVLTPTADLTPVLLSGSTVSRATLHNEDYIKEKDIRIGDTVLIHKAGEIIPEVLTVLTEKRTGKEVPFVMPHLCPVCGSEAKRVEDEAAYRCTNENCPALIRGKIIHFVSRDAMNIEGLGPAVVSNLLESHLIEDVADLYQLTREQLVNLERMGEKSAAKLLQSIEISKKAGLSRVLFGLGIRFVGVKAAATLARKFGDVVSLQRATVDELILLEDIGEKIAQSVVTYFNQLKHIELIEKLKSRGVIMTAEKVEHRVAQNFAGVTFVLTGTLPTLTRKEAAEMIENRGGKVSGSVSKKTNYVLAGTEAGSKLDKAANLGIAIIDEAAFMKMVEEN; encoded by the coding sequence ATGAACCGCGAGCAGGCAAAAAAAGAAATTACCAGTTTGAGAGAAAAAATTAATTATCATATGCACCGATATCATGTATTAGATGCTCCTGAAATTGATGATTATACGTATGATATGATGTTTAAACAACTTAAGGAATTAGAGGAAAAGTATCCGGATTTAGTTACTGAAAATTCACCAACGCAACGTGTTGGTATGCAGCCGGCTGAAGGGTTTCAAAAAATCACGCACTTTACGCCAATGCGTAGTTTAGGAAACGTTTTTTCAGAAATGGAATTATTGAACTTTCATAAACGGGTGCAAAATGGATTAGATACTACACAAGCAATTGAATACGTCATTGAGCATAAGATTGATGGATTGGCAATTAATCTTGTTTATGAAAATGGCAAGTTGGTACGTGCGGCTACGCGGGGAGATGGAGTTACTGGTGAAGATGTAACTGCAAATATTAAAACGATTCGTTCAATACCACTGGAACTTCATCAAGATAAGGTAGAAATTCCGCAATTTTTAGAGGTGCGCGGTGAAGTATATATGCCCAAAGAATCGTTTATTCGGTTAAATGAGCAGCGGGAAGAAAATGACGAACCTTTATTTGCAAATCCGCGGAATGCAGCAGCTGGTTCATTAAGACAGCTTGATCCTAAAGAAGCGGCTAAAAGGTCATTAGATTCGATTTTATACGGAATAGGAGCGCATGAAGGCATTGAAATTTCTACTCATGAGATGATGCTAAAATGTCTTGAAGCTTGGGGCTTTAAAATTAATCGGATGTATAAAGTGACCAGTGATATTGATGAAGCTGCACAATATTGCCAAAGCTGGTCTGATAAACGCAACGATTTACCATTTGCGATTGATGGAATGGTAATGAAGGTTAATGATTTAGCTGCACAGGAGCTGCTTGGAGCAACAGCAAAAGATCCACGTTGGGCAATTGCATATAAATTTCCACCAGAACAGGCAGTAACTGTTGTTGAAGATATCATTATTAGTATTGGACGTACAGGGGTGTTAACGCCTACGGCAGATTTAACGCCAGTATTACTATCAGGCTCTACAGTTAGTCGAGCTACTTTGCATAATGAGGACTATATCAAAGAAAAAGATATTCGTATTGGTGATACGGTGTTAATTCATAAAGCGGGAGAAATTATTCCAGAGGTTCTTACCGTTTTAACTGAAAAGCGTACAGGTAAAGAAGTCCCTTTCGTTATGCCGCATTTATGCCCGGTTTGTGGAAGCGAAGCAAAACGTGTGGAAGATGAAGCCGCTTATCGGTGTACAAACGAAAATTGTCCAGCATTAATCCGGGGAAAAATTATTCATTTTGTATCGAGAGATGCAATGAATATTGAAGGGCTAGGGCCTGCGGTTGTCAGCAATTTATTAGAATCTCATTTAATTGAAGATGTTGCGGACTTATATCAATTGACGCGAGAACAATTGGTCAATTTAGAGCGAATGGGCGAAAAATCAGCGGCGAAATTACTTCAGTCAATTGAGATAAGTAAAAAAGCGGGTTTATCTCGTGTTTTATTTGGACTTGGAATTCGGTTTGTCGGTGTAAAAGCAGCAGCAACTTTAGCCAGAAAATTTGGCGATGTTGTTTCATTGCAAAGGGCAACAGTAGACGAACTTATTTTGCTTGAAGATATCGGTGAGAAAATTGCGCAAAGCGTAGTAACTTACTTCAATCAACTCAAACACATTGAATTAATTGAAAAACTCAAAAGTAGAGGCGTAATAATGACCGCTGAAAAAGTTGAACATAGAGTGGCGCAGAATTTTGCTGGGGTAACTTTTGTTTTAACAGGAACGTTGCCGACTTTAACGAGAAAAGAAGCAGCTGAGATGATTGAAAATAGGGGAGGCAAGGTCTCTGGTTCGGTAAGTAAAAAAACGAATTACGTTCTTGCCGGAACAGAAGCGGGAAGCAAGCTCGACAAGGCGGCGAATTTAGGAATCGCGATTATTGACGAAGCTGCATTTATGAAAATGGTAGAAGAAAATTAA
- a CDS encoding nicotinate phosphoribosyltransferase has protein sequence MKTRHNPNTFIFPVEQIKSGYYSDVYFLRTQEILNAAQYHPRIMMQIFQRDHAILCGIDEAIALIKQCAYHPDTIKIHALHDGDEIAPWETIMTIEGDLADFSHLETLYLGILARQTKIATNARKVVKAANGKPVLFFPSRFDHYTVQESDGYAAKIGGMQGISTPANAKTWAIEAAGTIPHALIAAYQGDTVAATKAFDHYIDPSIRRVALVDFNNDCVGTSLAVAKTLGDRLYAVRLDTSDKMVDKSIHEQMGSFPPTGVNPQLVHNVRNALDNEGFDHVKIMVSGGFNEARIKQFEKENVPVDVYAVGSSIFKTNVDFTADVVMVDGKPCSKVGRNYNPNPRLEIVK, from the coding sequence ATGAAAACTAGACATAATCCAAATACATTCATATTTCCTGTAGAACAAATAAAATCTGGGTATTACAGTGATGTGTACTTTCTACGTACACAAGAAATTTTAAATGCTGCTCAATATCATCCACGTATAATGATGCAAATTTTTCAACGCGACCATGCAATTCTCTGTGGAATTGATGAAGCAATTGCATTAATTAAGCAATGTGCATACCATCCTGACACAATTAAAATTCATGCGTTACACGACGGTGATGAAATTGCACCTTGGGAAACAATCATGACAATTGAAGGCGATTTAGCTGATTTCTCTCATCTAGAAACTCTTTATTTGGGAATTCTTGCACGCCAAACAAAAATTGCAACAAATGCACGAAAAGTTGTTAAAGCTGCAAATGGTAAACCTGTACTTTTCTTCCCATCACGCTTTGATCATTACACAGTACAAGAATCTGACGGATATGCAGCCAAAATTGGGGGTATGCAGGGAATTTCTACACCAGCAAATGCAAAAACATGGGCGATTGAAGCTGCCGGGACAATCCCACACGCTTTAATCGCTGCATATCAAGGCGATACAGTAGCTGCGACGAAAGCATTTGATCATTACATCGATCCTTCAATCCGTCGTGTTGCTCTCGTCGATTTTAACAATGACTGCGTTGGTACAAGTCTAGCCGTAGCAAAAACACTAGGCGACCGATTATATGCAGTAAGACTTGATACATCAGATAAGATGGTAGATAAGTCAATTCATGAACAAATGGGAAGTTTCCCTCCTACTGGCGTAAATCCACAATTGGTTCACAATGTCCGCAATGCTTTGGATAACGAAGGATTTGACCATGTAAAAATTATGGTCTCTGGTGGATTTAACGAAGCGCGCATAAAACAATTTGAAAAAGAAAATGTTCCCGTAGATGTATATGCGGTAGGAAGCAGTATTTTTAAAACGAATGTTGATTTTACGGCTGACGTTGTTATGGTCGATGGAAAGCCTTGCTCAAAAGTAGGTAGGAACTACAATCCAAATCCACGTTTAGAAATTGTTAAGTAA